The Limnochordia bacterium nucleotide sequence ACTTCACTAGCTAAGTTCGACTGTTCCTGCACGTAGCCCTTTCACACTTATTGGGATGAAGTTAACATTTATTGAATGAGTGGGGGTAAACCGCGGTGGCCATAGAAGTAGTCCTTGATACAGACATTGGGGATAACTTTGACGATGCTTTCTCCCTAGGGTTAGCCTGTATGTCTTCGGAAATTGAGCTGCTAGGGGTTACCACAACCTCCTTCCAGCCTGAAAGCCGGAGCATTCTTGCCCGCAGAGTCCTTGGACTATATGGAGTAAAATATGTGCAAGTGAGTACGGGTAACAGCCCCCGGTACAAAGATCCAATGCACAAAAGAAATACGCTTCCTCTGCAATTGCAGCCCCTAGCTAGGCCCATAGAGCCTATGGCAAAACCTGCGGCTCAGGAGCCTATCGCTTTTCTAAAAGACATTCTCCGTACACACCAAGGCATTACCTATGTGGCCAACGCCCCATTAACGAACCTTGCAGCTTTCTTAACCAAGTATCCCCACGAAGCTGGCAAGATTAAACAAATTGTTCTCATGGGAGGTTGGTGTAGTCAAGCCCTACCGGAGTGGAACATCCAACAGGATCCCGAGGCGGCACAGGTAATCCTCAGATCAAACATTCCGATTATCGCATTGGGATATGAGGTTACGTTGCACTGTAATCTTTCCGAGAAGTACCTGGATATTCTCCATGCATCTAGCCTTCCTGGTACCCGGTTTCTGATGTCTTGTTACCGGGTTTGGGCAAAAGAGACAGCGCAGATGTTCCCGCCGGTACACGATCCTTTGACAATTGCTTATCTATGCGAACCATCCTTGGTACAGCTAACCACCCTCCCGTTGAACGTGGAAACCGAGACCGGACCGGGTTACGGCGTCTTGTACCGAGATGAACAGCATGGCTACCCCGTCTATGTAGCCACCGATGTTAAGCGCACAGGTTACTTAGAATTCCTGGTCAGACGCCTTACAGACCAGGATTCCAGTACCATATCAAGTGATTTTTACTTGTTTTCACCATCTTTGCACATAGAGGTACGAAACGCCCTGGAAATCACCTATCCAAAGGACTGGCGGTTGAGCAAGACTCCAGCATCAAAACACATGCTTGGCATGATCACCCAGGGTGAAGGATGCATGCTGCTTGGGGATAAGGAATACCCTTTGTGTAAAGGAAGCCTGCTTTACATTCCCAAGCGTTGTGCCTACGCTTTCACGGCCCAATCTAAGCTCAGCATGCTCACCGTTTACTTTGAAGCCTCGCAAATAGACAAATCAGGGGAACAGCAAGCCCTAGACCGTCTACTAGATTGGTCGGTTCTTACCTGTGGGCACAGCCAGGAGGACCTGATTCGTCTGATGCTACAAAGAATTGTTGAACATTGGAAGACCCCTGAGTTCCAAAGCGTACTCAAGGCCCAAGGACTCCTCATCCAATTGCTAGCGGAGCTAAGTGAATTAAGTCTAAACAGCAAGCAACGGGGAGTCAGCCACTATTTCCAGATCGTTAGCCAAGCTAAATCCTTCCTCAAGGATAACGTGGAGGCAAATGTGACCCTTGATCAACTCAGCGATCACCTGCGGATTAACAAGTTCCACCTCATTAACATTTTCAAGCAGGTGGAGAATACAACTCCGATGCAGTACTACCGTTTCCTGAAGATTACCCGGGCGGCAGCTTTGCTTGAGTCGGGCCACTTGCCCGTAAAGCAAGTGGCTTACCTGCTTGGTTACTCATCGGTCCAGTCCTTCACCCGGGTTTTCAAGAAGGAAATGGGACTAAGTCCCACAGATTACATCAAGCTAAATCAAGGATACGAAAACATGGTAGAGCACTAACCTAATCCCGGGTGGAGAACTCCTGCACAGGGCCCGCCCATGTAGGATCAATCCCTTCCACGAACCGCACCTGATGATACCTGGAGATTACCTTTCTCCAGAAATTCTGGGCTGGTGTATCAAGACGCATCTCTGCAATACGCCAGCGGCCGGGCAGCAAATCAAATAACTGATGGGCAGCCCTTTGACCAATTCGCCTTCCCCGGTATCTTCTCATTACAAAAAATTCCTCCATGGAATGATGCTCCGGGGTAGTTAGCACCAAGGCAAAACCTGCCAATTTGCCATTTACTCTAATCAGGAAAGCCTCTCTTCCCGGTTCAGTCCAGTAATGATCAAGGTATTCGTACTCATACAGGCCACACTCGTTTACATCACTTTCCTCTTCTTCAAAGACACTCAGGTCGTAAAGGTAGAGTTCTACGAGATTACGCAAGGTAGATTTCCTTTCGTACCCAGCCCTCTCTATTTCTACAGTTTCCAGGTGTTGATTGCTATCGCCTGGCACAAAATTGCCCCCTTAGATAAATAACTGCTACATCTGAAATATCCGCAGGGAGCTTCCGCTTTATGCAAAGGGTAGGCTGCCAAAGCATGTCAGGTGTCTGCTAGAGGGATTCTAGGTACTCCTCAAGGCATAGGCCTCTTTCCGTAATTGCTTTAGCCGCATCTATGCCTACATACCTAAAATGCCAAGGTTCATAGACTACACCAGTGATCTCTTCTTTGTCCTTTGGATATCGAAGTATGAAACCATAGTCGCTTGCGTGCTCCCTCAGCCATTTATTCTCCGGGGTATTAGCCTGTGCTTCATCAAGATGCTGATAACTCAACGAGACAATGTCCGCAGCTAAACCCAGATTGTGTTCGCTCCTTCCCGGAGAGACAACTACTTTACGTGCCTCCTTTTCTGCTTGTTGCCGGCACAAGCCTTTGGACATCTGCTTTGTGACCTGACGCTGAAATAGCTCTTCCTGGTACGCAAAGGATCTATATGCTGAGCACACCACAGGTGATAAACCTTGTGCCCGTGCATCTTCGAGCATCAGGTTTAGCTGATTAATTGCACGTTCATCAAACCGTAGGCCGTTGGCAAGACGCTTTAATCTGGGTTTGTAACTAGGGGGAAGAGGATGCTCCTCGTTTACCAACCGAAGTATCCCCGTCGCCTCACTTTTCTTTGAAGAGCTAAGCTTGCGGGCTGTATCATAGTGTACTCTTTCCTCAGCGATGTGTTTCATCGTTGCCGCAGTGTATGCTTCAAAAAGGATAACTCCTCCCCCACTTAGGCAAACCGCCAACAGTATAAATGTGCATAGCCGTTTTCGCAACCAAGACACCTCCTGATGGATGTTCGAAGCCAATCATAACAGGACGGTGTCATAGGGTTGTCTTACAGATGCGTCAAAACTGTAATCCCGATTTCACACAGAACATCCTCTGGTCGCTTTTCTAATCGTTGAGCTCAACTACAATCTCCATGGTTTTATCCAAGCCTCGGGTAGCACTGCGAAACTCAGATAAATACAAAGACACTCCACCATAACCTGCGACTTTCTTTTTTTCCGCGATAACACTGAGCATATTCCTACCGAATCCTTTGATGGCCCGAGTCTGGTCGTAGATAATGCAATCCTCGCCCTCAAGCCCCAAGTACGCCGCATATACCTCGGTCATCTCCACCACATCAAGATCGGCTGGCATGGTTCCAGCTTGGTATAGAAAAACATCGGCTCTCCATATTTCACCCGTTACAGCGTTAAGCGTCAGCCGTGCACCCATTTTCGTATTGTCAAAGGTCACCACCCAGTAACTATACTCAGGTGGTAGTTCCATGCCTATCCTTACCTGCATACTGGACTGATTCTCCATCATCGCTGGCCGATTCTCCCATAAAGATGCATTAATGCGACTGAAATCATCCTCTAACAGCTCGGATGAAACGATTCCCTGTGCAGCAAAATGTGACAATCCAACTCGTGCCATAGTCACAGCTTGCTCTATATTAAGCTGACCCTCAACCGGTTCATGTGGCCGTGCATAGCTTGCAGGAGCATTCCAATTCTCCAAGATCTTGACCATTAGTCTCTCCTCAAGCTTCACCGCATCCAGATTCTGATCTGAATTCCTGTCATCTTGCGGTCCTCTCCGAGTCCATGAGACCTCTGGAACAGAAATACTCCCTGTCCGAGCAAACAGCGCGGCTTCCTGTCTGTCAAGTAAGGCGTTTGTTAGGAGCCACGCGCAAACAACAATCACTAGTGAAGACAGAACTCCTACAGCTGTACGCCTGCGTCGTTTATTCATAGGTCTTACACTCCTCACAAAACAGATTCAGCTCAACCAAGGTACCTTTATGCTCCTCACTGGTAAACTTGAGGGTTGCCCCATGTATCTCGGCAATTCTAGATACCAAAGCAAGCCCCAATCCCACACCGTGTTGCTTACGGGAACGGGATTTATCCACCATATAGAACGCTTCGGTGATCCGCTCTATTTCACACAAGGGGATCCCGCGTCCATTATCTGCAACTCCAATGCAATACCGTCTGCCGTACCGTTTGCCAGAGACTGTGATCTTCGTACTGCCCGCCTTAATGGAGTTGTCAATGAGGTTCAGGATACATGTCTTAAATAAATCATAGTCAACCTTGATATAAGCGGGATCTGTGTCTAATTGCAGTTCTACTGCCTTTTCTGTAACCAAGGGCAGTAGAGATTCAACAATGTTTTGTAGTACTTCATCAGCACGCATCTCCTCCAGGATAAAATCCTGGCGCTCCAGCACGATCAGATCCATGAGTTTTGATGACAGGGCTGCCAGACGTAAGCCCTCATCAATAATGTAGCTAGCGGCGTTTTTTATATCCTGTCCTGAAAGGCTCTTTTGATAGATCATATCTGCATATCCAATGATCGAGGTAAGGGGCGTCTTCAGTTCATGAGCAAAATTGGCAACAAAGTCCTCCTTCTGTCGCGCGCTAGTGGACAGCTCATCGATCTTCTCCTCTATAGCATCTGCCATTGAGTTGAAGCTGCTGGAGAGATCACCCATTTCGTCGTCACTAGAAACACAGATCCGTTTATCATACTGACCACCGGCTATTTCCATGGATACCTGGGTCAACCTGTTGATCGGCCGACTAAGCAATGCGGCCAAGACAAATACCAACAGCAGACTGATACCTAGTGTAAGAAAGTATACTCGTCCAAAACTTTGTACCATTGCCTTCTTTTGATTGCTGAGCGAACTTATGTCCGAAGCAACCAATAAATAGAACGTTTTGCCACTTTGAACAACCCTTCCCCAGACCATGATATGTGGCTTTGACGCGGTCTTCTCGATGCGATATGCCACCGTATTGTCAGATACCATGTAGCGCGGTTCAAACTGGATCTCAAAGGAAAGATTCGAGAAAACAAGGGATCTATCTTCGGCAAAGAGAGCCATCTGACTACCGTAATCAAGGCGAAGCACTTCTTGAAAGTTCTCAGGATTTGTGATAACGGCGGCCTGTACGGCAAACTTGCTATATTGGTACTCATCTAGCGCCCGTTCCGTTTCCCGTTGGATTGCGTTCCTGTAAGAAGAACTAATCAAAAGATAACCAGAAAGGGATAGTGCAAGGCCCACTATCACTGTGGCACAGATGGATAGTTTCGCAAACAGCCGCACGCCTACCCCTCCAATCGGTAACCAATACGGAAAACTGTCTTGATGCGATCCTCCCAACCAAGTTTCTTTCTTAACCGTTGGATATGAGAGTCCAGGGTTCTCGTCTCGCCAGAGAACTCTTCCCCCCAAACCCTTTCGTAAAGATGGGCACGGTATAGCGCCACATTCTTGTTACGCACAAGCTCAACAAGCAAATCAAACTCCTTAACAGTCAAGTCGATAGCTTGTCCTTCCTTTGTTACTTGTCGGGAATCAAGATTAATATCAACATCATGGAAAGATAACTGCTTGTCGGTCCTACCGTATCGACGTAAAACTGCTTGTACCCGAGCAGACAGTTCACCAATCTGAAATGGCTTTACGATATAGTCGTCGGCACCAAGTTTGAGTCCTGTTATTCGCTCGTTCACCGCACCCTTTGCGGTAATGAAGATTACTGGTACTCCCAGGGGCTTGATGTATTCAAGCAACTCATACCCGTCAATCT carries:
- a CDS encoding nucleoside hydrolase, translated to MAIEVVLDTDIGDNFDDAFSLGLACMSSEIELLGVTTTSFQPESRSILARRVLGLYGVKYVQVSTGNSPRYKDPMHKRNTLPLQLQPLARPIEPMAKPAAQEPIAFLKDILRTHQGITYVANAPLTNLAAFLTKYPHEAGKIKQIVLMGGWCSQALPEWNIQQDPEAAQVILRSNIPIIALGYEVTLHCNLSEKYLDILHASSLPGTRFLMSCYRVWAKETAQMFPPVHDPLTIAYLCEPSLVQLTTLPLNVETETGPGYGVLYRDEQHGYPVYVATDVKRTGYLEFLVRRLTDQDSSTISSDFYLFSPSLHIEVRNALEITYPKDWRLSKTPASKHMLGMITQGEGCMLLGDKEYPLCKGSLLYIPKRCAYAFTAQSKLSMLTVYFEASQIDKSGEQQALDRLLDWSVLTCGHSQEDLIRLMLQRIVEHWKTPEFQSVLKAQGLLIQLLAELSELSLNSKQRGVSHYFQIVSQAKSFLKDNVEANVTLDQLSDHLRINKFHLINIFKQVENTTPMQYYRFLKITRAAALLESGHLPVKQVAYLLGYSSVQSFTRVFKKEMGLSPTDYIKLNQGYENMVEH
- a CDS encoding GNAT family N-acetyltransferase → MPGDSNQHLETVEIERAGYERKSTLRNLVELYLYDLSVFEEEESDVNECGLYEYEYLDHYWTEPGREAFLIRVNGKLAGFALVLTTPEHHSMEEFFVMRRYRGRRIGQRAAHQLFDLLPGRWRIAEMRLDTPAQNFWRKVISRYHQVRFVEGIDPTWAGPVQEFSTRD
- a CDS encoding M15 family metallopeptidase, whose protein sequence is MRKRLCTFILLAVCLSGGGVILFEAYTAATMKHIAEERVHYDTARKLSSSKKSEATGILRLVNEEHPLPPSYKPRLKRLANGLRFDERAINQLNLMLEDARAQGLSPVVCSAYRSFAYQEELFQRQVTKQMSKGLCRQQAEKEARKVVVSPGRSEHNLGLAADIVSLSYQHLDEAQANTPENKWLREHASDYGFILRYPKDKEEITGVVYEPWHFRYVGIDAAKAITERGLCLEEYLESL
- a CDS encoding HAMP domain-containing histidine kinase, yielding MRLFAKLSICATVIVGLALSLSGYLLISSSYRNAIQRETERALDEYQYSKFAVQAAVITNPENFQEVLRLDYGSQMALFAEDRSLVFSNLSFEIQFEPRYMVSDNTVAYRIEKTASKPHIMVWGRVVQSGKTFYLLVASDISSLSNQKKAMVQSFGRVYFLTLGISLLLVFVLAALLSRPINRLTQVSMEIAGGQYDKRICVSSDDEMGDLSSSFNSMADAIEEKIDELSTSARQKEDFVANFAHELKTPLTSIIGYADMIYQKSLSGQDIKNAASYIIDEGLRLAALSSKLMDLIVLERQDFILEEMRADEVLQNIVESLLPLVTEKAVELQLDTDPAYIKVDYDLFKTCILNLIDNSIKAGSTKITVSGKRYGRRYCIGVADNGRGIPLCEIERITEAFYMVDKSRSRKQHGVGLGLALVSRIAEIHGATLKFTSEEHKGTLVELNLFCEECKTYE
- a CDS encoding response regulator transcription factor; amino-acid sequence: MSNILIVEDEEAIANLIYINLSDEGYCCTCAYDGRQGADLVEKENFDLILLDIMLPEIDGYELLEYIKPLGVPVIFITAKGAVNERITGLKLGADDYIVKPFQIGELSARVQAVLRRYGRTDKQLSFHDVDINLDSRQVTKEGQAIDLTVKEFDLLVELVRNKNVALYRAHLYERVWGEEFSGETRTLDSHIQRLRKKLGWEDRIKTVFRIGYRLEG